From the genome of Aspergillus fumigatus Af293 chromosome 1, whole genome shotgun sequence, one region includes:
- a CDS encoding cell division control 45 family protein has protein sequence MYLPRQLISHLYLQLLRSHHPLSPPVLVLVALEPDALCACRILTALLKRDYIPHKIQPVAGYGDLARAGEELVKPMQTHHGGSGGVVVCLGVGGLVDLNEMLCLSSPDDEVEDMGGVEVWVFDSRRPWNLSNVFGGEAVAAASADGGDAASRRNTRGVDKGCITPSYKSGAGGIVVYDDGDIEEEMSAEREAYCALLEMPEVDEDEEDIDGSGSEDDEEHPSSSGSKKRKSWSGREDEDESDENDGPPRQRRRSNSGSSIASSPSRRPRDEHNSSNSSRSVTPGSDSPSPALPRQPSARSMRRRLIRLKRKHEKVLQKYYSTGTSYSEPISSLVYSLASELGREDNDLLWLAIVGVSSLELSGRTMSGVGISNPSESGGSAGWGGERGERIRQILRDEVHRLNPPDPYERDRDIRGEINGVIPTTAKSPTDKSIRLSPEPRFILIRHWSLYESMLHSPYLASRLHVWTENGRKRLHKLLAKMGISLSQCHQNYTHMDMELKRVLRQRLLKYAPMYGLEGLVPPDASGHVSSREGWGFVRCWGWKACLSATDVGVIIGAILEVGPEEAPGATWDTKRLSRPKGTNEGNGADGSTESDLSSLLPRFWSAYDALSLTSESPTLLLKALPLAQHLHRAILRTGTSLLSKHQIRHLRAFRIAVVKDGPDVKLFTNPGALTKLALWIAEAIRVQERERGDSVKIGKKRAAGTPLVLAGLDEDRGLYVVVGTGGGGGVIDYAAMHKRQEERRKKKEAKEKKQREREERRAQRAAERAQRGNDDDDEAEETEEESESSSDSESESEDELDMRGNKHLLRNRFGIAFQEVVQETNTRVRIDSFEHCVVEVQKEDLGGFLEALSFRSVVG, from the exons ATGTATCTGCCTCGCCAACTCATATCGCACCTCTACCTACAACTCCTCCGATCACATCATCCGCTCTCTCCTCCCGTGCTGGTCCTCGTAGCACTCGAACCCGATGCCCTCTGCGCTTGTCGAATCCTCACCGCCCTCTTGAAACGCGACTATATCCCCCACAAGATCCAACCGGTAGCCGGATATGGCGATCTCGCACGCGCCGGcgaggagctggtcaagcCTATGCAGACGCACCATGGGGGCAGTGGAGGCGTGGTCGTATGTCTAGGCGTGGGGGGCTTGGTGGATCTCAACGAGATGCTCTGTCTGAGCAGCCCCGACGACGAGGTGGAGGATATGGGAGGGGTGGAGGTATGGGTCTTCGACTCGAGGCGACCCTGGAACCTGAGCAATGTCTTTGGCGGGGAGGCGGTAGCGGCGGCGTCGGCGGATGGAGGTGATGCCGCTTCGCGGCGGAACACCCGCGGTGTCGACAAGGGATGCATCACTCCGTCGTACAAATCGGGCGCGGGTGGTATTGTCGTCTACGATGACGGGgatatcgaggaggagatgagcGCGGAGAGGGAAGCATACTGCGCGCTGTTGGAGATGCCGGAGGtagacgaagatgaggaggatattGACGGATCtggcagcgaggatgacgaagagcATCCGTCCAGCTCGGGgtccaagaagaggaaatcgtGGTCGGGTCgcgaagacgaggatgaatcTGACGAGAACGACGGCCCCCCGCGTCAGCGGCGGAGAAGTAACTCA GGGTCCTCCATTGCTTCATCTCCGAGTCGTCGGCCGCGGGACGAGCATAACTCCTCAAACTCTTCTCGCTCCGTGACACCGGGTTCAGATTCGCCGTCACCCGCGCTGCCGAGGCAGCCGTCTGCAAGATCAATGAGGCGGCGGCTGATTCGGCTCAAGAGGAAACATGAGAAAGTGTTACAGAAGTATTATTCCACCGGCACATCGTATTCCGAACCGATATCATCGCTTGTGTATTCTCTCGCATCCGAACTTGGTCGGGAAGATAACGACCTCCTGTGGTTGGCCATTGTCGGCGTCTCTAGCTTGGAACTCAGTGGTCGTACAATGTCCGGTGTTGGCATCTCCAATCCATCAGAGTCCGGAGGGTCTGCTGGCTGGGGTGGAGAGCGGGGAGAGCGCATTCGTCAAATACTACGAGACGAAGTCCATCGATTGAACCCGCCCGACCCGTACGAGCGAGACCGAGATATCAGAGGAGAGATCAACGGCGTGATCCCCACAACCGCCAAATCGCCAACAGATAAGTCTATTCGATTATCTCCAGAACCCCGTTTCATTCTAATCCGCCACTGGTCACTCTACGAAAGCATGCTACATAGTCCCTATCTGGCATCACGACTACATGTTTGGACCGAGAATGGTCGCAAGCGATTGCACAAGCTCCTTGCGAAGATGGGAATCAGCTTGAGCCAGTGCCATCAGAACTACACTCACATGGATATGGAACTGAAGCGAGTGCTGCGGCAACGGCTTCTCAAGTATGCACCTATGTACGGCCTGGAAGGACTCGTCCCGCCCGACGCATCTGGTCATGTCTCCTCCCGCGAGGGGTGGGGCTTCGTGCGCTGCTGGGGCTGGAAAGCCTGTCTTTCCGCAACGGACGTGGGCGTCATTATAGGCGCGATCCTCGAGGTTGGGCCAGAGGAAGCCCCCGGCGCGACCTGGGACACAAAGCGTCTGTCGCGCCCCAAGGGCACAAACGAGGGGAACGGCGCTGATGGCTCCACCGAGTCTGATTTGTCTAGCCTTCTGCCACGATTTTGGAGCGCATACGATGCTTTGTCGCTAACCTCAGAATCGCCCACCCTCCTCCTGAAAGCACTCCCGCTTGCTCAGCATCTTCACCGGGCTATTCTGCGTACGGGGACATCTCTACTATCGAAGCACCAAATTCGGCACCTGCGAGCATTTCGCATTGCTGTTGTTAAGGATGGCCCAGATGTCAAGCTTTTTACAAACCCTGGAGCTCTGACGAAACTGGCTCTCTGGATAGCTGAGGCGATCCGAGTCCAAGAGCGGGAGCGAGGCGACAGCGTAAAGATCGGAAAGAAGCGAGCGGCAGGGACTCCCTTGGTGCTGGCCGGCCTTGACGAAGACCGAGGCCTGTATGTCGTTGTCGGCACGGGTGGCGGCGGAGGTGTGATCGATTACGCGGCGATGCACAAGCGTCAAGAAGAACGCcggaagaaaaaggaagctaaggagaagaagcaaagagaGCGCGAGGAACGTCGAGCTCAGCGCGCAGCCGAGCGTGCTCAACGCGGaaacgatgacgacgatgaggccgaagagaccgaggaggaatcGGAGTCATCGTCGGATTCCGAGTCGGAGTCTGAGGACGAGCTTGACATGCGCGGCAACAAGCACCTTCTGCGGAACCGCTTCGGTATCGCCTTCCAGGAGGTGGTGCAGGAGACCAACACTCGAGTGCGTATCGACAGTTTTGAGCATTGTGTCGTAGAAGTCCAAAAGGAGGACCTGGGTGGCTTCCTCGAAGCTCTCAGCTTCCGCAGCGTCGTCGGTTAA